CTGATGAAGGCGCCGCCGGCCGCCGTCAGAACCGCGGCGCGCGACAGACGGGCGTTGCGCTCGTAGCCGCGGCTCACGCCGTCTCGTCCTTGCGGGTCGGTGGAGCCTTCTTCTTGTACATCGCCAGCATTCGCTGAGTGACGAGGAAGCCGCCGAAGATATTCACCGCCGCCAGAGCCGCAGCCAGGGCGCCCGACCCCTTCGAGATCAGAACGTTGGAGGTAAGCGCCCCGTCGGCGCCGTGCGCCGCCGCGGCCAGCAGCGCGCCGACGATGATCACCGAGGAGATGGCGTTGGTCACGGCCATCAGCGGCGTGTGCAGGGCCGGCGTCACGCTCCAGACGACATAGTAGCCGACGAAGATGGCGAGGACGAAGATCGCCAGGCGGAAGATCGTTGGGTCGA
This is a stretch of genomic DNA from Phenylobacterium immobile (ATCC 35973). It encodes these proteins:
- a CDS encoding NAD(P) transhydrogenase subunit alpha, translated to MEAVDPTIFRLAIFVLAIFVGYYVVWSVTPALHTPLMAVTNAISSVIIVGALLAAAAHGADGALTSNVLISKGSGALAAALAAVNIFGGFLVTQRMLAMYKKKAPPTRKDETA